A DNA window from Enterobacter asburiae contains the following coding sequences:
- the bioB gene encoding biotin synthase BioB: MAHHARWTMSQVTELFNKPFLELMFEAQQVHRQHFDPRHVQVSTLLSIKTGACPEDCKYCPQSARYKTGLESERLMEVEQVLDSARKAKNAGSTRFCMGAAWKNPHDRDMPYLEQMVKGVKEMGLEACMTLGTLNEEQAQRLSAAGLDYYNHNLDTSPEFYGNIITTRTYQERLDTLDKVRDAGIKVCSGGIVGLGETVKDRAGLLLQLANLPTPPESVPINMLVKVKGTPLADNDDVDAFDFIRTIAVARIMMPTSFVRLSAGREQMNEQTQAMCFMAGANSIFYGCKLLTTPNPEEDKDVQLFRKLGLNPHQTEVLTGDNEQQQQLEQQIFNADTDQFYNAAAV, translated from the coding sequence ATGGCTCACCACGCACGCTGGACGATGTCGCAAGTCACTGAATTATTCAACAAACCTTTCCTAGAGCTGATGTTCGAAGCCCAACAGGTGCATCGTCAGCACTTCGATCCGCGCCATGTTCAGGTCAGCACGCTGCTGTCGATCAAAACCGGTGCCTGTCCTGAAGACTGCAAATATTGCCCGCAGAGCGCGCGCTACAAAACCGGTCTCGAATCCGAACGGCTGATGGAGGTGGAGCAGGTGCTCGACTCGGCGCGCAAGGCGAAAAACGCCGGCTCTACCCGCTTCTGCATGGGCGCGGCGTGGAAGAACCCGCACGATCGCGACATGCCGTATCTGGAGCAGATGGTGAAGGGCGTGAAGGAGATGGGCCTCGAAGCCTGTATGACGCTCGGCACGCTGAACGAGGAGCAGGCGCAGCGCCTCTCTGCGGCGGGGCTGGACTACTACAACCATAACCTCGACACCTCGCCGGAGTTTTACGGCAACATCATCACCACGCGGACCTATCAGGAGCGTCTGGACACGCTGGATAAAGTGCGTGACGCGGGGATCAAGGTCTGCTCCGGCGGTATTGTCGGCTTAGGTGAGACGGTCAAAGACCGCGCGGGCCTGCTGCTGCAGCTGGCAAACCTGCCGACCCCGCCGGAAAGCGTGCCGATCAACATGCTGGTGAAGGTTAAGGGGACGCCGCTGGCGGATAACGACGACGTGGATGCGTTTGATTTTATTCGCACCATCGCGGTGGCGCGCATCATGATGCCGACCTCTTTCGTGCGCCTCTCTGCCGGTCGCGAGCAGATGAACGAGCAGACCCAGGCGATGTGCTTTATGGCCGGAGCCAACTCCATCTTCTACGGCTGCAAGCTGCTGACCACGCCGAACCCGGAAGAGGACAAAGACGTTCAGCTGTTCCGCAAGCTGGGGCTTAACCCGCATCAGACCGAAGTGCTGACGGGCGATAACGAGCAACAGCAGCAGCTGGAGCAGCAGATTTTCAACGCCGACACCGACCAGTTCTACAACGCGGCAGCCGTATGA